The following proteins come from a genomic window of Papilio machaon chromosome 7, ilPapMach1.1, whole genome shotgun sequence:
- the LOC106715002 gene encoding circadian clock-controlled protein daywake produces MPYKLFIVTLVLHYTAAEHYKIKPDFVKTCFKSDPEFDDCSKQAVQQLFNALGPGLPEIGMVPLDPLKIPKIRILQGDGPVNVNAALDDVIVSGFGDTEVLLSQVDGKSYSFYTKVRVPKIRIEGTYDLKGKILLIPLVGRGLCWFEPTNMTIDIVSDVKLYDKDGFVFFNVTGAHVKYTIGGLKLRMNNLFDGISSLEDSTNSYLNANWRPVSESLRPILSKTIEDILLGFLQQLFHNLPANFMIGDIKNNIKKSDKKV; encoded by the exons ATGCCTTACAAATTGTTTATAGTGACTTTGGTGCTACACTACACGGCTGCCGAACACTACAAGATTAAGC CTGATTTCGTAAAGACATGTTTCAAAAGCGACCCAGAATTCGACGACTGTTCGAAACAAGCGGTACAACAACTGTTCAACGCTTTGGGACCcg GTTTACCTGAAATAGGCATGGTGCCACTAGATCCTTTGAAGATTCCTAAAATAAGAATCTTGCAAGGAGATGGCCCGGTGAACGTAAATGCGGCACTAGATGACGTCATAGTATCAGGGTTCGGAGATACTGAAGTTTTGTTGAGCCA GGTGGATGGCAAAAGTTACAGCTTTTACACAAAGGTCCGAGTGCCAAAAATAAGGATAGAGGGAACGTACGACTTAAAAgggaaaatattgttaattccACTAGTCGGTAGGGGACTCTGTTGGTTTGAACCCA caAATATGACTATTGATATTGTGAGTGACGTAAAGTTGTATGATAAAGAtggatttgtatttttcaatgtCACCGGAGCAcatgtaaaatatacaattggTGGATTGAAATTAAGAATGAACAATCTATTTGACGGAATTTCATCTCTTG AGGACAGCACAAACTCGTACCTAAACGCTAATTGGAGACCTGTATCGGAATCTTTACGACCAATCCTGTCAAAAACAATCGAAGATATTTTATTGGGTTTCTTGCAACAACTATTTCACAATTTACCTGCGAATTTCATGATCGgagatatcaaaaataatattaagaaatctGATAAAAAAGTCTGA